A DNA window from Megalobrama amblycephala isolate DHTTF-2021 linkage group LG11, ASM1881202v1, whole genome shotgun sequence contains the following coding sequences:
- the LOC125278552 gene encoding protein FAM177A1, translated as MHAVEPTGDVKPRQVIHFSSGEILTEDDSEEEEEQHQLHQAPSASDQKNWTWRDYSRFWGRQIFRTSLRLCDFLGEKMAGLLGLNAAKYQYAVDQYHREHKNETEGEVLSSSTSVNEESINLSKIVSKQYGATNVEQQTLKETLQYKGEQNEGYSSNE; from the exons ATGCATGCAGTC GAGCCGACAGGAGACGTCAAACCCCGACAGGTGATTCATTTCTCTAGTGGAGAGATTCTGACAGAGGATGACagtgaggaagaggaggaacaACATCAGCTTCATCAAGCGCCCAGTGCTTCTGACCAG AAAAACTGGACATGGAGGGATTATTCTCGGTTTTGGGGAAGGCAGATTTTCAGAACGTCTTTGAGAC TTTGTGATTTTCTTGGAGAGAAAATGGCTGGTTTACTGGGACTGAATGCTGCCAAATATCAGTATGCTGTTGACCAGTATCACAGAGAACATAAG AATGAAACGGAAGGAGAGGTTTTGTCTTCAAGCACCAGCGTGAATGAGGAGAGCATTAATCTGTCAAAAATAGTGAGCAAACAGTATGGAGCCACAAATGTAGAGCAACAAACCCTGAAAGAAACACTACAATATAAAGGAGAGCAGAATGAAGGATACAGTTCTAATGAATAA
- the brox gene encoding BRO1 domain-containing protein BROX, which translates to MTHWFHRNPLKSTAPVSFNLYGVASSPAANKICNDLRTTRARLLDMFTDATCTPEIMKKSSDEYFALLQGFILPLDGTTQENKLRFIQNFKWTDTLQGNIPSAQQDAVFELVSMAFNVAIWYTKFASKLAGKENITEDEAKDVHKSLKTAAGIFKTLKETHIPRLITPAEKGRDLEPRVIDTYIVQSQAEAQEVTIARAIELKHNASLIAALAFETANFYQKADHTLNTLDPECSSKWKKYLQLKQHFYMAYAHCYHGQTLLAGDKCGEAIRSLQEAEKCYSRAEALCKEYRQMKGPGSTAKPSEQLFFKKLGSFIKNTLEKCQRENGFIYFHKVPAEAPALELKASYGLAEPTPFELPGLSAQCTPEVYATFDLTRGPKDDKAKAKHDEEIKPVKEPDLKPQKDTGCVVS; encoded by the exons ATGACTCACTGGTTCCACCGAAACCCTCTTAAATCCACAGCGCCCGTGTCCTTCAACCTGTACGGGGTGGCGTCCAGCCCCGCTGCCAATAAGATCTGCAA TGACCTGAGAACGACACGGGCCAGACTGCTGGACATGTTCACAGATGCCACATGTACACCAGAGATTATGAAGAAATCCAGTGATGAATATTTCGCTCTTTTACAGg GATTCATTCTGCCACTGGATGGCACCACACAAGAGAACAAGCTCCGGTTCATCCAGAACTTCAAATGGACCGACACTTTACAGGGAAATATCCCAAG TGCTCAGCAGGATGCGGTTTTTGAGTTGGTGTCTATGGCGTTTAATGTCGCCATCTGGTACACCAAGTTTGCCTCAAAACTGGCTGGAAAGGAGAA caTCACAGAGGACGAGGCCAAAGACGTTCACAAGAGTTTGAAAACCGCCGCTGGAATATTTAAAACCCTCAAG GAGACTCATATTCCTCGACTCATCACTCCAGCAGAGAAGGGCCGAGACCTGGAGCCCCGAGTCATCGACACCTACATCGTGCAGAGTCAGGCCGAGGCTCAGGAGG tgACCATTGCCAGAGCCATCGAGCTGAAGCACAACGCCTCCCTCATCGCAGCGCTGGCATTCGAGACCGCAAACTTCTACCAAAAGGCCG ATCACACTCTGAACACTTTGGATCCAGAATGCAGCAGTAAATGGAAGAAATACCTGCAGCTGAAGCAGCACTTCTACATGGCTTAT GCGCACTGCTATCATGGACAGACTCTTCTTGCGGGTGATAAATGTGGAGAGGCCATAAGATCCCTGCAGGAGGCTGAGAAAT GTTACTCGCGCGCTGAAGCCTTGTGTAAAGAGTACCGTCAGATGAAGGGTCCCGGCAGCACCGCCAAACCCTCGGAGCAGCTCTTCTTTAAGAAACTGGGCTCCTTCATCAAAAACACCCTGGAGAAATGCCAGAGAGAGAACGGCTTCAT TTACTTTCATAAGGTTCCTGCTGAAGCTCCTGCTCTAGAGTTGAAGGCCAGTTATGGATTGGCTGAACCGACTCCATTCGAGCTCCCGGGTCTCAGCGCTCAGTGCACACCTGAAGTCTACGCCACCTTTGACCTTACCAGAGGACCGAAAGATGACAAG GCAAAAGCGAAGCATGACGAGGAGATCAAGCCAGTGAAGGAGCCGGATCTGAAGCCGCAGAAAGACACGGGCTGCGTCGTCTCTTAA
- the LOC125278551 gene encoding MADF and BESS domain-containing protein has protein sequence MLTTMEERLIAAVSDYPELYNSTINSYKDAARKAKAWRAVSLQVEIPEEDCRRRWKSLRDMFIKDKRAEQRRRASGTSHRSWKYSWQMSFLTPFIQSRSLAADEPEEDRDEEDKEEERTADGNSSFGVQDFEGDHGMLDGSSHYSASGSQGPGRKRKWQMEANEDLEDEMFLFSLLPYLRRLPYAKKSAVKLKIHQLLYEAEFK, from the exons ATGCTAACAACAATGGAGGAGAGGTTAATAGCAGCGGTGTCCGACTATCCCGAGTTATACAATTCTAcaataaattcatataaagacgCTGCTAGAAAAGCCAAAGCATGGAGAGCCGTAAGTCTACAAGTTGAAATACCAG AAGAGGACTGTCGCAGGAGGTGGAAGAGCTTACGGGACATGTTCATCAAAGATAAGCGCGCAGAGCAGCGCAGGCGAGCGTCGGGGACGTCCCATCGCAGCTGGAAGTACAGTTGGCAGATGTCATTTCTCACGCCTTTCATTCAGTCCAGATCGCTGGCCGCGGACGAGCCCGAGGAAGACCGAGACGAGGAAGACAAAGAAGAGGAGAGGACAGCGGACGGAAACTCGTCGTTTGGCGTCCAGGACTTTGAAGGGGATCACGGGATGCTGGACGGATCCTCGCATTATTCTGCGTCGGGCTCGCAGGGACCGGGTCGCAagagaaaatggcagatggaggcCAATGAGGACTTGGAGGACGAGATGTTCTTGTTTAGTTTACTGCCGTATCTGAGACGGCTGCCTTACGCTAAGAAGAGCGCAGTCAAGTTAAAAATCCACCAGCTGTTGTATGAGGCAGAGTTTAAGTGA